DNA from Drosophila suzukii chromosome 2R, CBGP_Dsuzu_IsoJpt1.0, whole genome shotgun sequence:
GAACCCTACATTCTATACATTTGGAATGATTTCTGGGAAGGGAAAGTTGTTCCGCTTGGACAACTCTTGAGTTCGAGTTTGGGTAATCCAATATGCCCCATTAAACTGCAGAGCCAGCTACTTTCCAGCCAAGCCCAATGAGTTTACTTAAGTGTTTGGAAATGCGAGTGGTTTGAagttgatttttgtttttaattcaCATTGAGTTGTGTTGTTTCAGAGCTGCAATGATCTTTATGGGGTCGTAGCACCAAGTAGCGAGTTGTGGGCTCCGGATATGGGCAGGGCTTTGAAACCCAAGACGTGATAATAGTGCAGAGCGAGAGCTCGGAATGCTGGCTGATGCAGAATAcataattgaaattaaataaatatcacCAGCTGTCCCGCCTCGACTATCATTCGTTTGCCTCTTCGGGCTGCATCTGTGGGTCGTCCGGTTATTGATTTGGCAACAATGCCAACACGTAGGCAGGAAGAACCCGCCCAATACGCCCACTTTCGCCCACAGGTGAGAAATAAGACGTCCAAACAAGAATAATGCAAGCGGTTCAAGTGTAATTTGCCCAGATGTACACACATTAAGAGAAAAGAAACAAACGATGGCCAACGTTCGTTCACTTTCACCGTGCAATCATGCAATCGCGCACACACACAGTGCCAATTTTAAATTGCTGGCCTTTTCGATTTTCGCGTTATACACTTTTGTTTTTGGCTGTCGCTGCATTTATTAAAGCAAAGCGCTTAATCAGCACAAATCGTGAAAAACACGGCTCAAGGAAAGGCAATCTAATATATACAGATATGCCAGCGAAAACGAAACTAGACTAAGACTAAGTAAGATCCATTGTTTACACTTTTCGCGGCGGAGATGAAAAGAAGAAGACGCCGTTGACACGTTGCCCCTTCGTTGGAGAGAGCGGGCGGAGCGGACGAGCGGTCAGAGCGGAGCGGGAAAGAAGCggcgcagcagcagcggctCACCGCACGCGTTCAGCCAGAGAATCGAACTGAAAGCAGCGGGCGCCACTCGCCAAAAGCTCATCCGCCAGCGGTGATGAGCACTTGGCGCTTTGCGGTCTAATCTGGTGGTTTTTCATACATATCTAAGAGATATAATAGAAGATTTATATTCTGTATTTTTCTAATTCACGACTTTTAGAAGGCCTTATTTAAAATATCGTTTTTCTAAATGTTAGCTTCTATAGCAATTATCTTTATAATGTTGAAAATGTTGTAAAATCAATGCTATAACTCAAATATTgttaaaaggaaaaaaaaattataattcctattgttttaaatattttccggCTTCACATTCGGCAATCGTAGCAAAAACGAATCTCAGTATCTCTCTAGACAAAGATCAAGTTAATGTAATATCGAATGAAAGTCTAAGAAATTTTGCCCTGATAAtttgataaaatattgttgAATAACTAATTAAATACCTATAAATTACTGCCCCAATATGTTGATAAATCGTACATATGTAGTGCGTTTTTTTATTGATGAGCGCCTAGGACAGGCCCTTGTTGTTGCAACGAACACTACGTTTCTTGATGAAATTCGTGTGAGTTGTTGATGAATGGGACTGCAGGACAATGATTATTGTGCTATGCTCAGACAACTAAAATATAAGcatattttgtttttcactTGTGAGGAATTTGCACGGGGCAGCCGACTACAATTGTACAATGTACGTGTGGCGTCATAGAACAAGCAGAGCAAATAACTACATGGTTAGCTACTTTCTGGTTGTTTTTAGCTGCCACCACTGGCAGCTCTCTCACCCAAAAGCTGCGCACGTGAGAGAAAACAGAGAGAGGCAAGCTCAGCAAAGTGGGCGAAAGAAAGCAGTTAAAGTGGGTGGGAGAGAGCCGCTCTCTCCGACAATTGCGATATGCAGTAATTCGCCAAGAATCTTGACGGCAACTAGATGTATGTAGCAACTGCGATAGCGAAAGGCGTGACATTTCGATGGATTGGGCCATGACATTTACCTGGTTGCCGTGACCATTAAAGTTGAACTCTTCTGTGTCCTGCAGCAATTCTTGGGGGTTCGAGTAACCCAGTTGGCGAAAGGGCAACTGCTCCCCCTCGATGGCCACGTAATCCTTGAGAATGGCCCGCAATTCGACCGGCGGCTTGGCGGACGTGATCAGGGCCCTGACCACTTTGGCCACATGCGACAGGAtctcctcctcctgctccaCAAGCATTGCGATCGCTCACTGAATCTGGGAAAGAGAAAAGTGAAGAGAGTATCAACCCATTGAGCATGATTCAAGTGGTATGGAATGCGTGCGCCCACCGCCACCCCCAAAACAGCAACAATTAAGcatgcacagaaaaaaaagagCTTAGTACAAAATAGTTTGAACAATGATAAAGGGATACGATTAATCTGAGAGTACGTCTTTACAGTGCGGGAAGAAGTAATAGTATTAAATTAGAGGTAAATCTGAAAAAATATGAGTAGTTCTTTACAAAAAGTATCGAGTTTCATTTTTATCACAATATTTAGaccatttatttgtttatataaagcTAACTTACAGTATAAAACTATGAGCTAATTTGAAACAGGAGCGCTAGCAACTAAGCCTTTCGGGTTATTTTATTTCGAGACAGCTTTCTTAAATGGTATGGGATGAATTAGTTTCACGAAGGAAGGAGAGACCATTTATATAGGTTATATATCCATATAGGTAAAAATCAAATAACTCAGCCGGCCGAATATATGTATGTTATTTTTTATCtgttaaaacaaaaaataattctcacttctccatttcaaaaattaaataatttaaatatttacatttacaTAATTTCTAGTCttaaaatataacattttcaaattattttataaaatcaaTATGTTTAAAGGATTTGCTAAtatgtaaatttaatttaatttttctttcaGTGCACAAAATTGGCATAACAAGAATGGGCGCCAATAGATAAGACGAAAATGGAAGAAGGGAGGGAGACAGAAACAAAGGGAGATGGTCAACAGCGGCGGCGCAGCAGCAGAAATGAAACAAACAATTTGGCTACGTGTTGAATTTAagacttccccttcatttatgCCTAATGCGGAATCAATCTTCAAGAAATTTAAGAACTTAGAACATTTCTGTTTCTCTTTTGAACTGCACTTCGCTGCTGCGCATATAAACAAAGAGCCGTTACTGGAAATGTGTGCTAAACTGGAGTACCAACTAATATAATACAAATTCCCTCCACTTAccaaatgttaaaataaataaaaaggcaAGTCTCAGTTAGATATGCACTGCAATCTGCATAAGTgaaactttaaaaatgtagTTTTCCTATTAAATGGAAAACTTAGTATGGCGGCGAGCGCGCCGATTCTATTCCTTTTAGTGTTTCTTCGCTTCCATGTGATTGCCTTATATCCGGATTTTTCTTCACTTTACGTTTTTACAAACTATTTTTAAGTTAGAACTGAAGTCGAACGTTCaagcaaacaaaacacaagTAAAATGAAAATGCCTGGCTGAAAAAGCGTATTTTCCTTTTTGACGTTTCTGAATTTTCGGCGCCCTTTAGAGTGACCGTAAGCGGGATATCAGAAATATACCATAGTTACCACGCACCTACTACTGAGTACAAAAATACCTCTgtttagtattttaaaaaaaggcgccatattttaaattttgtcaaaaatatatttttgtgttgggaaaatatttcaataaaaacttaTACAAGTGACTTAATAAAATACGCCTGCAATGGGAAACCGACTGGCTTCTGCCTTCTGTTCCTGGGCATATAGCttatgttttttctttttccttTTCCTCTTTTGCAATACTTTACTCTGCTGCAGCTCGTCATCTACTGGGCCCTCTACTCGAATCGCTTTCATTTCAGTCCGGGGCATGAACGATGGATTCCAGCGGGCTGAGGGACTGGGAGAATCTTTGCTGGCAACTGGAGACGCGGGCTTCACCACCACGCTTAAGGCTTCCAGGTTGATGCGTCTGTCTTGGGCGGGAGTCACTGGCTTCACCGATTCCAAGGTGTTCAAGGATTGAAGTGGCTTCCGAGGCTCCTCGAAGGGTTCTAGTCGGGCGGCTGCCGGTGGAGCAGCCTCAAACCGCTTCGGCTTCACAGGCCTTCTTAGCTTCatctgctgctggtgctcctcccaCACCCGATCCTCCAGCTTGAGCTCCTCCTCCCTGGCAAGTGCCAAGTCGTACATGCTTTCCTTTTGGCTAGCCGGTCGAATTCCAAAGGAGAATACATGATGAGGGGTCTTCAGGGGTTTTTCCAGCCGCTCACAGGTGTTTTTAGGCATTGGTTGCCCTTTAACCCTGTTAGTCGACCCCAATCCCATGTCATCATCTGCCGACTGGCTCAGCAGCTCCATTTCCAGATGGCTTAGGATCTTCAGGACCGAAAGTGCATGCTGCTTGGTGGCCAAGATTATGTCCAACAGCTTCTTGGTACCTCCAGGTTTTTTGGGTTTCGATTTTATTGGGCTTTTATTGGGTTTAGCACTTTCTCCGCAAGGTTTTCGAGTGGTTGGGGGACGTGGGGAGTGACTTGGAGGTGGCGTTGAGGGCATGGGTTTGGCAAGTCCATCGGGTGAGGCTTCCGGCAGGCAGAAAGTTGAGGGACTACGCGTTGTGGTGCTTCTGGTTGTCCGTCGAGTCGTAGAGCTCCTCATCGTGGAAGTGGGACGAGCTGTTGTCGCCCTACAAGTTTGACCCTTTGACACCTTGGGTTGATCGGCCTTGGAGCTAATGACCTTGGCCAACAGATTGGCCGTGGCCACATTGGGTTTTCCATCTCGGTCCATTCTCCTGTAGTAGCCCAACATTCTCTTCAACTCCCGATCGCTTTTATGATCCAGGGCCTGCTCGTTGTAATTCATTCGGGCCAGCGACTCGAAGGGATCCTCCATCTCCCGACTGAGTTCATCATCGCCCATCCCCTGGGATTGGGATAGGTTTTCCTTAAACAACTGGGTGCCAATGTTCTTGGTGCCAAGTAGAAAGTTTTCAGACTTTTCCTTGCTCGAAGGCGACAGTTTATCAGGACTCGCTGCCTTAACCTGCTCCATGTCGTCCAACCGTTGAAAGAGTATTTCTGGATCGGTGAGATACCGCGACTCCGTCGGCGGCATATCCCGCCAATCCTTCTCGTCCCTTCGTTCGCTGCTGTAGTGTCGCCTAGTCCAAGGATCATTTAAGTCGGAGGGCCGGTAAACTGATTGGTCGCCGGTTCGACCGGTTGATTGTCCAACGCTCACCAGGATTACCATTGCCATTAGTGGAAGTGCGACTGTGCTGTGGCTCCAAATCCGCATTGACATTGTTCTCATAAGCACAACATCTTGCTGGAATTATCGCCCAGttcatttttgtaaaattccTTACTTTTCTagtcaaatcaatgacacattGTTCTGAGTTTTGGAACATTTTGAATTCTAAGTGAATTTAAAACcgaatttttaaagaattgggGAGATCTTATGAGAGTTTCTTAGTAAACTAATCTACTGAAAAGTAAActtattaaatcatttttggAAAATCAATTTGGAAACTCTAAAGGCAATTTCTGCCTAGTTTagtaaatattaattataattaattattaattgttattatttctcttacatttttcattaaattccTTAGGACATGCCAAAGTAAATTTTCGAGTAAATTTCTTTCCCTTAGTAAATTTTTCAACATccttttgcatttttttaagCCCCCCCCCCCAACAGATTCTTTAGTCCTTTTCCTAATGAATTTCCTGTACAGAgtttatttcttaaaaatatgactCTTTTTTTTCTGAATAAAGGAAGTCAGCATTATTTTCCTGACAAAGAAAGGACAAAGACAGGAAAAACTTCTAAGGACACGCGCTGCTTTACCAGCAACAAAGCGTAACGGCAAAAAGAGATTGGAAGGTTATTGGAAATCGGCTTGGAAACGGGAAAAGCTCTGCTGATTCAGTTCCTCAGCAATAGTCGAGTTTTTCACGTTCAACCGTGCAGCACATCCTCGCGATACAAAGACcaaataaattgaaataaatatagattaaatactatatattatatattacaaAAACGGAGATTTCTCGAAACTCGTTTAAAATTCAGTGCTTTAGCCAGATTTCGCGAGTTCTGTACTCATACTTAAATGACACTCAAACGCAAACGGCATAAAAACTAAACGTTTTTCGGGATCCAAATACTAAGTTACCGCCTTAAAACCGCCTTATAAAACGTGTTGCGAAAGCTAGTGCGATGACTGTCCTCAATATGCACACCAAAATGataatattgattttatttttctacaACGGTTCCTACAACTGGAGTAAAAAGCTGTAAGAGGCCCCTGGCAGCCATCTCACTTACTCCCTTCGGCAGGCGGCGTTTGATTTTCTGTATGCCGTCCTGCGAGTCGAATTAAGAATAAGGTAAAAACCCATTGCGATGGTTACCAACTCCCTCTATCGATTTTGCAACTTGGCCTTTCACTTGGCCGTATCCCCCGCTGCAGTTCGGGCCCCCAACTATCAAATCGCCTGCGGTTACTAGGCAGCTCAGACCAGACAACAACACCAAAGGCAGACAACAAAGAATTGGTCAATAAGAGTGCGCAAAAGCAGGGCATCCCCGTCGACAGTGGTGGGTCGAAATATTGGGATGGGCTATATGATAGGATGAGTTTGACAAAGGTGTCGCCTACAATATTGTTATAAAAGGGTTTAGATATATgtttaaaagtttaaatatttcaatatagAAAGGTGGCTCCCCCATACCATAAAAACTATCTTGACTTCTGacttctgcattaaaaaatacatCAAAATTATTGTTGCACTcttaataaaattatacaattGGTGTCAACTAAAATAGATAGGGtgaatttcatttaaaaatgcTTAATGAGTACAAACCATGAGTGGTATTtgataaataacaaaaatatccATAATATAActttctatttatttatttatttaagaagACAGTAAAGTTTACAAAACTTATACTGAAGATAAGCATtttatactaaaaaaaaaaaaaaaattctacaatttttaaaaattatttataattaattattgtTAGATAAATAGTCAGATTTAATAAAATCCTTATTATATCCATTTaaggaaaaaaaattgtaaaaactGATATTTAAGGCAAACGTTTAGGGATCCACTTTTGCAGGTCCTTGACTGTGGTGCCTTATTGCACATTGTTCCTGTTCCGCCTTCCTGGAATTCCAGTCTCTGTTCCATGTGGAATTTCCACAGCTTTCTAGCGGCTGCGCATTAACATCCTGTTGTTTTGATAGTAAAAAGGACAAAGCCTCGCTAACCCACACATGCAGACGAAATGCGAATGGTGTTGTTTACAAATACGCACGCCAGACACGCGGCACGTGGCGCAGGGAAGTTCCTGGAAGGCCTCGGGTCATGGGTTAATAATTGGATGGTGGTTAACCGGGGGGGGGTTCCACCCCCCGATCCAATTGACCCATTCCAGAGACCGGCCGGCTGGGCTGACCTGGCGGATGAGCAATCTCTCCCAACGGTGACGTCAGAGCTGGCCAGCGACATTGAACTAGTTTCATCAGCACTAACGGTCACATTTCTCCAGTGACGTCAATGGAGAAGTGAAGGCCCAAAAGACTAAGACTAAGCCAATAAAGCAGCCAGCTCAACCTTCGACCTCCGAACTTTGCCTTCCGCTCCGCGAAAAAAAGTCATCCAATAACCATTTGCCGCCTCGTAAATCGTCTGCCACGCAGCCATGAGCTTCTTTTGCGTGGCGAATTCATTaactaattaataaattattgaTAAGTTTAATAGTTTATGTGAAGCATGCCCTCTGAATCGATATCACAATGCTCATTTGCAACTATAttggaaatgttttaaaaatacaagatcatatttttaagaaacaaGACTACTGAAGAAGAATTCACCTATGGGAgcttttgtatacaaaaagaGCGATTCAATATGATCGAACATTCTCGAAAAAATTAATGTTAATACACCAATGcaacatttttgaaataaaaaaagatgATAGTTTCAAACTAAGTGAGTTAAATAGATCCAGAAACTTCTGAACATAAAAGATTTACTTAATAGATTTTACGTTTTGTTCTTTACAGGTCACAATTTTGTATTTCAAAAACAATACCCATCTGATAACTATATTTAAAAAGTGCGTAGTGCGCATTGGTTTTAATCTATTTAAAGTATTTCAAAAACATTACCCTTCTGATAGCTAAATTTACGAAGTGCGTAGTGGGCATTCGTTTATAATCTCTATAAAGTACTAGAATTTACTGGTCTTTCTGAACCCAAAACATAGGTTGAGATAAGTTTGTAATCTACAAAAGAACTACGCATTTTTTTCGGTTTAATTAGAGTGTATCGCTTGTTGTCTGCCTTCTCGTATTCAATTGCAGTTTTTCTAGTTTCGCTCTTATGAATGACCTTGGGCTAGTGCAATATACTCGTACTTAATTCAAATTGCACCATCAAAAAATGTTTGTCTACATCTCGGCAAACACGGCAAGAATTTCATTACGGCGCAAATATACAAATCTCGACtatatggcagctatataaaACGGGTCTGTGTGGCGG
Protein-coding regions in this window:
- the LOC108008699 gene encoding uncharacterized protein, whose amino-acid sequence is MRTMSMRIWSHSTVALPLMAMVILVSVGQSTGRTGDQSVYRPSDLNDPWTRRHYSSERRDEKDWRDMPPTESRYLTDPEILFQRLDDMEQVKAASPDKLSPSSKEKSENFLLGTKNIGTQLFKENLSQSQGMGDDELSREMEDPFESLARMNYNEQALDHKSDRELKRMLGYYRRMDRDGKPNVATANLLAKVISSKADQPKVSKGQTCRATTARPTSTMRSSTTRRTTRSTTTRSPSTFCLPEASPDGLAKPMPSTPPPSHSPRPPTTRKPCGESAKPNKSPIKSKPKKPGGTKKLLDIILATKQHALSVLKILSHLEMELLSQSADDDMGLGSTNRVKGQPMPKNTCERLEKPLKTPHHVFSFGIRPASQKESMYDLALAREEELKLEDRVWEEHQQQMKLRRPVKPKRFEAAPPAAARLEPFEEPRKPLQSLNTLESVKPVTPAQDRRINLEALSVVVKPASPVASKDSPSPSARWNPSFMPRTEMKAIRVEGPVDDELQQSKVLQKRKRKKKKHKLYAQEQKAEASRFPIAGVFY